The Carassius auratus strain Wakin chromosome 34, ASM336829v1, whole genome shotgun sequence genomic sequence CTGAAGGACAGTTAGCTGTGAGAGGAGCTCGGGAGAAGCCGGTATCCAGATATGAGGGTAGGAAGGGTAAGCAACCTACTACTGTCCTCCATGGTGTGAAGGACACTGCTAAGAAATCTGAGGCTCCAGTTCCAAGCAGCTCCTTCAAAAGGATCAAGAGCAAGCCATATTGTCCATTCTGCAATAATGAGGAACACTACCTTAGCCAGTGCACAGAGGTATCCAGGCTAACAAAGGATCAGCTGACCGAATGGATAAAAAGTAACAAGAGGTGTTGGCGATGTGCACGGCCACACCAGGCGGCCCagtgcaacttaaaaaaaacatgcagcctcTGCCAAGGGAAACATCTCCAGGTTCTGCATGAGGTGAATATGAGGTCATCCAAGGAGGCAGCGTCAACACCGGCAGTGGAAAGCCAAGGCACCAGGGGGACAACAGAGGTTCTGTATTTAGACAGACCCACTGAAGGCAGTCGGGTCCTTCTGAAAGTTGTCAAAGTCCGCCTTCACCATGGTGACCAATCAATCAACACCTATGCCATACTTGATGACGGTTCTGAGAGAACTATGCTGTTGTCAGATGCTGCAGAGAAGCTAGGTGTGCAGGGGATTCAAGAGGACCTACCACTACGTACAATTAGAGAGGAAGTGCAGACACTTCGTGGTGCATCAGTGTCGTTCTTTATTTCTTCGCCATTAAACCCAAAGACCAAGTTTAAGATTACAGGTGCATTCACTAGTGATCGTATTGGACTAGCTGCCCATACTTACCCCATGGAGCAACTCCGGAACACCTACAAGcacctcactggccttcccataCGGACTCTTATAAATGTCAAACCCCTGCTTCTCATTGGGAGTGACCATCCCCATCTCGTCACTCCCATTGAACCTGTCAGATTGGGACCTCCAGGTGGGCCTGCTGCCATCCGCACAAGGCTGGGCTGGACTCTGCAGGGCCCATCGAGTGTAGTCCGTCACCACGCCCAATCACGGCAGTGTCTATTTACAACAGTAACACCCCAGGTGAGCGAGCTTATGAAACATGTTGAGAGATTATGGCAGGTCGACATTGTTCCATTCAGAAGCGAGAAACTAGTTACTCGTTCAAGGCAGGACCAAGAGGCCATCAGCATCCTGGAGACCAAAACCATCAGGGTAGAGGTTGATGGCATTCTCCGTTACGCAACCCCACTGCTCCGCCGGAAAGACATGCCGCTCCTTCAGGCTACCAAAGAAGCCGTCATGCCCTGTTTACGAAGTGTAGAGAGGCGACTTGCCAGAGATCCTGCACGAGCAGAAGCCTACAGAGTGGAGATGGAGAAATTAATAAAGGCGGGCTCTGTCATCAAGTGTGGACCGAAAGTTTCAGACAAGGAAGGTTGTGAGGAATGGTATATCCCTCACCATATGGTGAGCCATAATGGCAAGAATAGGCTGGTATTCAACTGCTCCTATCAGTATCGAGGGCAGAACCTCAACGACCATCTACTGCCTGGGCCGACCTTAGGAGCATCACTCCTGGGAGTTCTGCTAAGATTCCGAGAGCATGCAGTTGCAGTTAGCGGAGACATTAGAGGCATGTTCCACCAAGTTCGCCTCCTCCCAGAGGATCGTGCTCTGCTCAGATTTCTTTGGCGCGACATCAGTCAAGAAGGACCTCCTGCAGTGTACGAGTGGCAGGTGCTACCGTTTGGTACAACGTGTAGCCCCTGCTGTGCCACATTCGCCTTACAGCGCCATGTCTCTGATAACAGCCAGCCAGATGAAGATGTGAGGATATCagttcagaaatgtttttatgtagATAACTGCCTCCAGAGTGTTCCCACAATTGTGGAAGCGAGGCACCTAGTCAACAAACTACGAGCCATTCTTGCGTCTGCAGGCTTCGATCTACGTCAGTGGGCCAGCAATGAACCAAGTGTAATAAGTCACCTACCAGAAGAGAGCTGCTCTGCTAGTGTTGAGTTGTGGCTGGCTCAGAACAAGATCGATACCCCAGAATCTACTCTAGGGCTAAGCTGGCTCTTCCACACGGATGTTCTTGGTTACAAGCATCGCCATGTGGAGTACGGTGTCCCCACGATGCGTAATGTCTACAAGGTGCTGGCGAGTCAGTACGATCCACTCGGCTTCATCCTACCCTACACCACCAGGGCTAAGATAATCGTCCGACACCTTTGGGACAAACACAGGGGATGGGATGATCCACTATTACCGCAGGAGCTTCTGCAGCAATGGAAAGACTGGGAAGAAGAACTACAAGTATTACCTCAAGTCACCCTGCCCCGACCGTACTTGTCAAAGTCTGTGGACATCTCCGGTCTTCAGAGAGAGGTGCATGTATTTTGCGACGCCTCAGAAGAGGCGTATGGTTCAGTGGCGTACCTCCGGACCACTGACCAACATGGTGAAGTGTATCTGTCATTCCTGATGGCCCGTTCCAGAGTCGCTCCTAAGCGATTTCACTCTATGCCCCGATTAGAACTCTGTGCTGCCCTTACTGGTGCACAGCTCTCTCAGGTGCTGAAGAGGGAGCTTACCATCCACATTGATCGGACAACCCTTTGGTCAGATTCCACAACGGTGCTGACATGGCTGAGGTCTGAATCCTGTCGGTTTAAGGTCTTTGTGGGCACCCGCGTGGCCGAGATACAGGAGCTGACTGACGGGCATGCCTGGAGATATGTTGATACCGCAAGAAACCCTGCGGATGACGTAACACGCGGAAAGAAGCTGCAAGAGCTTATTCAACCAAATAGATGGAGCCTGGGACCAGCCTTCCTCCTGAACAGTCCAGCCTCATGGCCAGAGGACCCCACTGTTGACCAAACAGAAGATACCTCAGAGCTACGCAAACCTATCTTCTGTGGGGTCGCCGCCGTTGCATCAAGCCAGTCAACTTCAGAACTGGGCCAATACAGCTCGTGGAAGGAGTTGTTGGAAGGGACAGTGCAGGAGCTGCATGGGGCGGCCAACTCTAATGATAAGCCCACAGCTGAAGACTACCGACAGGCTGAACAGTTAATATTTCAGAGGGCTCAGAGGGATAGTTTTCAGCAGGAGTACCACCTTCTGAAAGCTGGTAAACCTGTCCCCAGCTACAGTCGACTTCGCATGCTGTCTCCAGAGCTGGATGAAAAGGGAGAGCTCATTCGTGTTGGAGGACGACTCCGTCGAGCAGAAGGTCTAGAACTGACCACTCTTCATCCAGTCATCTTGGACCCAGGTCATCGAGTAACTACGCTCTTGATTCAAGACTTTGATAACCGCCTCCACCACCCAGGACCAGAGCGGGTATTCGCCGAGCTTCGACGCTCCTTCTGGATCCTGCGAGGACGTGAGGCTATCCGGCGCTACCAGTATAGCTGCGCTGACTGTAGACGATGGAGGGCAAAACCTGCAGTGCCGAAGATGGCAGACCTGCCATCAGCCCGTCTGCGCCTTTTCAAGCCTGCTTTCTATTCTACGGGGATGGACTGTTTTGGGCCATTTGAGATCAAAGTGGGCCGGCGCCGGGAGAAGAGATGGGGGATCATTTTCAAGTGCCTCACAACTAGGGCGGTGCACTTGGACCTCCTTACTGCTATTGATACGGATGCTTTTCTGATGTCCCTTCGTCGGTTCATTGCCCGTAGAGGAACGCCTGCAGAGCTGTTCTCCGATCAGGGGACAAATTTCAAGGGAGGTGAGCGGGAACTCCGTGAAACTTTCACTGAAATGTCTAAAGAACTACGACATCTCCTTGCACCACAGAAGATCTCCTTCCGCTTTAACCCCCCAGCAGCTCCCCATTTCGGAGGGGTGTGGGAGAGGGAGATACGCTCAGTTAAGAGCGCACTCTATGCCACAGTCGGTGCTCAGCCTGTTCCAGAAGAAGTGCTTCGGACCGTACTTACTGAGGTGGAAGGGATCCTTAACAGTAAACCCTTGGGTTATGTGTCTTCAGATGCCAGTGACCCAGATCCAGTGACTCCCAGTGTTCTTCTCATGGGGCGGCCTGATGGTTCGCTACCTCAGGTAGT encodes the following:
- the LOC113053454 gene encoding uncharacterized protein LOC113053454; the protein is MSEMELHPEYDVCGARPKRHIRPPVRYADYEVDYRGYIGERYREELESTHQEGNARMTPLSSPYDSSLRLQRRDAILQEMDLGYRAENQQPSQKNQLAPQRFPEREFREQLRDYSTPLPSVLHPIHPQEESRVELDDIRHERHLLQQTQRDMASDLVELRALRADMKQLVDAVRNMQSPTSIHTRKPELTVMSPWPPVERKPKAEEEDDWPAPPPWPDPELDEPLPSVPPIAHSLISRIDEVPRIKEEAPPAPAPNMFVGQPQVNHSAREALPTARPWEDTAHHPPPWFKPIQFLPQTHRLPSAEPKYPTAYGGQRSELGSNLTPQQRHPGMAWTQPPPLSSPQDRNYSIPEPSYRGPRPTIRNFSSRDPSEFARLKISLENLLPHDASELFKYQVLVDHLQLEEARLIADAYLNSPTPFSDTMVALNDKFGRPHQIALRRIAAVMDSPDIRRGDFAAFEKFALQIQSLVGMLKTLGHEGEVELQCGSHVARLLSKLPPEQRAEFRRCMYHQGTQTHTLTNLSDWLKYESWCQDSEGQLAVRGAREKPVSRYEGRKGKQPTTVLHGVKDTAKKSEAPVPSSSFKRIKSKPYCPFCNNEEHYLSQCTEVSRLTKDQLTEWIKSNKRCWRCARPHQAAQCNLKKTCSLCQGKHLQVLHEVNMRSSKEAASTPAVESQGTRGTTEVLYLDRPTEGSRVLLKVVKVRLHHGDQSINTYAILDDGSERTMLLSDAAEKLGVQGIQEDLPLRTIREEVQTLRGASVSFFISSPLNPKTKFKITGAFTSDRIGLAAHTYPMEQLRNTYKHLTGLPIRTLINVKPLLLIGSDHPHLVTPIEPVRLGPPGGPAAIRTRLGWTLQGPSSVVRHHAQSRQCLFTTVTPQVSELMKHVERLWQVDIVPFRSEKLVTRSRQDQEAISILETKTIRVEVDGILRYATPLLRRKDMPLLQATKEAVMPCLRSVERRLARDPARAEAYRVEMEKLIKAGSVIKCGPKVSDKEGCEEWYIPHHMVSHNGKNRLVFNCSYQYRGQNLNDHLLPGPTLGASLLGVLLRFREHAVAVSGDIRGMFHQVRLLPEDRALLRFLWRDISQEGPPAVYEWQVLPFGTTCSPCCATFALQRHVSDNSQPDEDVRISVQKCFYVDNCLQSVPTIVEARHLVNKLRAILASAGFDLRQWASNEPSVISHLPEESCSASVELWLAQNKIDTPESTLGLSWLFHTDVLGYKHRHVEYGVPTMRNVYKVLASQYDPLGFILPYTTRAKIIVRHLWDKHRGWDDPLLPQELLQQWKDWEEELQVLPQVTLPRPYLSKSVDISGLQREVHVFCDASEEAYGSVAYLRTTDQHGEVYLSFLMARSRVAPKRFHSMPRLELCAALTGAQLSQVLKRELTIHIDRTTLWSDSTTVLTWLRSESCRFKVFVGTRVAEIQELTDGHAWRYVDTARNPADDVTRGKKLQELIQPNRWSLGPAFLLNSPASWPEDPTVDQTEDTSELRKPIFCGVAAVASSQSTSELGQYSSWKELLEGTVQELHGAANSNDKPTAEDYRQAEQLIFQRAQRDSFQQEYHLLKAGKPVPSYSRLRMLSPELDEKGELIRVGGRLRRAEGLELTTLHPVILDPGHRVTTLLIQDFDNRLHHPGPERVFAELRRSFWILRGREAIRRYQYSCADCRRWRAKPAVPKMADLPSARLRLFKPAFYSTGMDCFGPFEIKVGRRREKRWGIIFKCLTTRAVHLDLLTAIDTDAFLMSLRRFIARRGTPAELFSDQGTNFKGGERELRETFTEMSKELRHLLAPQKISFRFNPPAAPHFGGVWEREIRSVKSALYATVGAQPVPEEVLRTVLTEVEGILNSKPLGYVSSDASDPDPVTPSVLLMGRPDGSLPQVVYPESELICRRRWKHSQILADHFWARFIRLYLPSLQARQKWQATPADIAGDCVVMIADPHLPRALWPIGKVVKTHPSPDGRIRSADVKVKERIYTRPVARLVVLPALPSGEDGDGLTPATTPQP